CTCGTGTAGTATCTTCTATCAATAGAACGAGGTATACCTATGGGCACAAAATATCTACAGTGTCAGTTCCGGCTTAACATATCAACACTAAACAAACTAAGGGGGAGCAATGTCTAAGCGGTGTAGAGGATATTATTAAGAGACAAAATAAGGTATATGAGTGGTGCGCAGTCACACCTAGGAAAAGAAAAGTAAGAAGACAGACCACAACCTCTGTGTTTTACGCTGAATTAAAATCAGAGTGAAAGGGAGAGACGGTTTCAGGAACAAAAATTCTTATCTACATACCTTTTATTCACATCAAACATATTGTCCTATCTCTAGTCTAAGTGTGTTCTTCAccatatattgatgattgttactATGAGATGAGTGGGTGTagataataatgtgacttccacgtaagatcttatagattaggtagtcacatcatgacaaatatataattttatgattaagtctattattagagcggTACCAGTATCATAGTAGACTATAATTCTACAAATATACGCTGACGATATAAAAATCTGGCGAGAAATAACGGGAGACGCAGAATCATACgcacttcaggcagacttaagtTAGCTGGATTAGCTGGAGCAAGGAGTGGTTGATACCTAGCAACGCAGCAACTTGTTTTTACATGTACTTTGGGGAAAAAAGTTAATAGGTATAGCATAGGGAAAGTACCAGAACTCAAGGTCTGGTCTCACAAGGATCTCGGAGTTACAGTGAGTTATGATCTTAAGACCAGAACCCATTGCCGAGAGGTTGCAGTTAAAAGGGTTATAACCTTATGGGATTTAGGACGAACATTCACCAAGTTAGATGCTATCAAGCTCACAATGGTATACATAACCTTAGTGAGAACAAAGCTTGAGAACTGAGTTTAGGCTGCAGGCCCCAGTTTTAAAAGTGACCCGGACATCCTTGAAAAAGTACAGAAGGCAGCTACCTATTCAGCTTAcaaactccggggtttatcatacaaaGAACGGCTTGAAAAGCTAAAACACTTCATTCTGTCCTACCGAAGATTAAGAAATGATTtgattttgatgtatagaatGCAAAGAAATAATTTCGAGGCTAATATATCCTGTCTTTTTATTCCCACTATATCGGGATACCTCAAAAGACATAGCAGGAGAGTAGAACAGCCAAGAACGAATAATATACCCGAGGCATTCAGCTTTTCACACCATGTCATCAATTCTTGGGACCTGTTACCTGAGGCGGTGGTGTCtacaccttcaattgactcattcaagagaagactagacACTGACAGAAGCATATTAGAAAAGGAATAGCATAGGTCGTAGGCCTTCtatccttactacacaaatctgaatatGAGAAGGTGCGGAAAAAACGGGCCTAACAACATAAAAATCTGTCGGTTCTGGAGTTCATGGGATTACAGTCCCATTCTCTCTTCTTTTTTCGCCGACTACAGCAAAGTCATATACTCTACTCTCTGAAGATGACACTAAGATTTATAGACCCATGAAACTTATGTCAGGTAAGATCATAATACGGGAAAACCTGAATTCACTAGTTGAATGAATGCATAGGTGTTTACTAGAAGTTAATTCTAGTAGGGGTGTAGTGATGCAAATAAATAACAGCAACGAGACTTTTATCCCTGACGTAAGTAATATGACTTTACCTAAAGTAACCCAAAATCTAAAAGTTATGATAAGCAATGACCTTAGAACTAAGACTAACTGTAGGGCAATTCGTAGGTCGTTTTTACTACATGGATGAAGAAGTGTTTAACGTATCATATCCAATGTTTGTGAGACCACATCTCTAATACAGGATACAAGCAGCGAGTATTTGTTTCAAGTAAGAACGAGATATACGTGAAGGAGTTTAACGGACAGTGACCAACGTGGTGAAAAGTCTCAGTGAGTCGTCTTATGAAAATGGACTGAGACACCTCAACCTATTTCTCTTACCTTACATCAGGTTATAGAGTGATCTAACACTGAGTTACCGTATACTGAACAGTGATTCAGAAGTTTATATGTCTTATATTTTCTTTCCATCTATAAATTCTCACCTGAGAAGTCATCCTAAGAAAGTTAAAAAATCGGGGTTAAATATTTTACATCTGGGGTTTCGTTTCTCTCACTCAGTagttaactattgaaattcttCACCAGGACATAATATCAGCAAGTGTTGACAAAACGATATAGGATCTCACAGAACTACAGATTTCAAGGACTAATATTTACAGGTTGAATTTCTGTTTTTACTGTTGAATAAAGAATATAACAAGGAATTCTGAGGATAAATAATAATGGATTTTCTGCTGACTTTTTCGGAATAGGGCTTCTAACCTACTTAGAATGCAAGGAAATTAAAATGGACTATTCTAGCATTTATCCCTTAACAGAAATCAATATATGCATGGAAATACTAAGCTCCTGAAATaccaaaatattcatttttacatTCCGATTTTGTGACATATTTCAAAGCACTGATACCTTGTTATATTTATTTCCCGAAATCTCAGAGTGGTTTCTTTGATTCTTCATCGAACAATAATAAAAGAACTagtgaaaaaatattttcactagTTTAAAACccatgaaattattttttaaaactaacAAAGGTTTTTGTTTACACACGCTACTTCTCAGTACACACATTGTGTGAGTTCTACAGCGCTTATATTAATTAGTTTGCGAATGGCTGTTCCTGCTGCCCGTGGGAAGTTAATTGCAGTAATAGGAGATGAAGACACGTGTACCGGGTTTCTGCTTAGTGGAACCGGGGAAGTTGATAAAAACCGACGACCTAATTTCTTTGTTGTTGATAAAAACACATCGTTAATTGATATTGAAGATGTGTTTCGAACTTTTGTAGGACGGGATGATATTGCTATTATCTTGATCGTACAAAATGTTGCCGAAATGATTCGTCATCTTATAGACTCTCATAATGTCGCCATACCGGCCATATTGGAAATACCCAACCGTGATATTCCGTACGATGCTAGCAAAGACACTATTTTAAAAAGAGCAAAAGGCTTATTCAGTGCTGAAGATTTTCGTTAGCGCATATAATATAAACTTGATCATACCTTTTCGTGCATAATATGTTACTTTCTGatttgtttaatatatattttcaatCACACTTGTTCTGAATGTTTCACACTGAGATACTCCAATGTGTGTAgctttttttttagaaatgtcTGACTGCAAACCAGTATCTTCAAAACTTGACCAAAATGCAAAGGAGTTTGTACCACTGGCTGATATAAAGCAAAGAACACTGTCAGAGATGAAAACTGTGGTTGAGGATGTTTTCAATGTACCTCTAGGAGAGGTTCAAGCACACATGAAAAAAGTAAGTCATCCGACAATACTACTAATTGTCTTCGGATTCCTCACATAAATAGTGCCAAGCAGTTTCAACGCTGAATTTCG
The genomic region above belongs to Schistosoma haematobium chromosome 2, whole genome shotgun sequence and contains:
- the ATP6V1F gene encoding V-type proton ATPase subunit F (EggNog:ENOG410VIFV~COG:C~BUSCO:EOG091G0ZUA), producing MAVPAARGKLIAVIGDEDTCTGFLLSGTGEVDKNRRPNFFVVDKNTSLIDIEDVFRTFVGRDDIAIILIVQNVAEMIRHLIDSHNVAIPAILEIPNRDIPYDASKDTILKRAKGLFSAEDFR